The Bacteroides fragilis NCTC 9343 genome includes the window ATTTGCATTGTTGAATGATAATACAGAAAAAGATGATATTACAAGTTATCGCATCCATTACCATTCATTTAGCTTGAGGTCTAGAGCTCTATTTCCATCAAAAAAACTCCTATTGCTTAAAACACTAGAATTTTACTTGAAAGTGATAATGCATGTAAGAAAGTATGATGTATTATGGGCGAATGATGAAAATACTTTTTTATTTCCTTTGTTCGCAAAAAAGAACAAGACTGTATGGGATTTGCATGAAATACCTGAATTGTTTTTGAATAATAAATGCAAGTGGATTTTCCATTATATAGAGCGAAAATCATTAAAAATCTTACATGCTAATCCTTTTCGTTTGGATTATCTTTATGAACAAGGTGTTATATCTGATAAGTCGAAACATAGTTATATCAGAAATTATCCAGACCATATCTTTTTGGAGAAGTGTATAGAATCACCTGTTTATGAAAGATTTATTAAATGGCTTAAAGGAGAAAAATATGTTTATATACAGGGAGTGGAACAGAAAGATAGGTATCCTTTTAATTCTATAGCTTGTGTATTAGATGCTACGAATTACAAAGTTGTAATTATTGGCGGTCTTGATTCCGATGAAAAAGTTGAATTGGAAAAGAAGTATGGTGATAAGTTTAAAGAACGGGTGTTTCTTGCAGGATGGACAAATCAGTTATCGTTATCTTTATATTTAAAAGATGCTATATTCACTGTGATATTATATACAAAAGATACTCCGAACAATAGGTATTGTGAAGCAAATAGGTTTTATCAAGCATGTTCTTTAGCCATCCCAATAATTTGTGGTAGTAATGAATCTATGAAATCAATAGTTGACGAATTTAAAATGGGTGTATACCTTGAATCCGACGGACGGGATTTGCATGAATTAATAGGTGCTGTAAAAATGGTAGATAGTAATTATTCTCTATATAAAGATAATTCTATACAATGCCGAAAAATGTTTATTTGGGATGAAAATATGGTAAAAAAAGAATGGTGGGATAAGTGAATTATTTTTATGATGGATACATTGATTACGTTAGATTATGAGCTGTTTTTAAACGATAAAGTTGGTACCATTGATAAATGCCTAATCGAACCGATGGAACAACTTAATAAAGTATGCTTAATACATGATATAAAAGTGACTATTTTTGTTGATGCAGCTTATATCTATAGGTTGAAACAACTCTCTGAAAAAAGTAAAGATGCAAGAAATGAATATAATAAAGTTATAAATCATGTGAAATCCTTATCTCAATTTGGACATGATATTGAATTACATATTCATCCTCAGTGGTTTTATTCTAATTTTGATAATAAAATCTGGAATTTAGATTGGGAGCATTACAAACTTTCTGATATGTCTTTTGATGAAGTTATCCCGAGATTTAATGAGTGTGTGCATCTTTTGGAAGAGATAGTTGATTCTAAAGTTATTGGATTTAGAGCTGGAGGATATTCAATACAAAATTTTAATTTGTTTGCTGATTTGTTGAATTCAAATGGTATCAAGATTGATTCTTCTGTATTACCACGAGCTAGGACGGCACGAGATAATAAAACTCATAATTATGATTACCGTTTTGTTCCGCATAAGGCTTTGTATCGATTTTTGACAAATGTTGTTAATGAAGACAAAAACGGTTATAACTGGGAGTTACCTATAAGTACTTTTCGACAAAATTTGATAGGCTATCTTCTTGATAAGAGAAAAAACATGAGAGCTTATCAATCTGTTAACTGGGGGGATGGGGGTGATGACCCTCTGCCATTTTATAAAAGAATTACAAGCGGAGTGAAAAAATTATCGCTATTCCATACTATTTCCGCCAGTATTGATTATCAAAGTTTTTTCCATATAAATAAAGTTTATCAGCATCATAAGCATTTGAAAAGTGATTTCTTTACAATTATAGGCCATCCAAAAAATTTCTCTCCAGACTCTCTGAGTTATTTAAACCAATTTCTATATCGTTTGGAAAAGGATAATATTCGAATAATCACTTTGAAAGATTTATTGAAAAATATAGAATGAAAAAAATAATAGTAATTTCTCCTTCTATAACAGCAACACATATTATAAAAAGAGTCACAGCTCTTCATCAAGCGGGTTTTATAGTTGAAGTGTTTGCTTTTAATAGAGGAGATGGTGTTGGAGGAAACTATCCTCCAGGAGTTAACGTTACGGACTTAGGACTAGTTCCCAACGGAAAAGGATATGTAGGAAAATTCTTCAGAGCAACTTCTAAACTAAAAAAAATATTCAATTTATATCGGAATGAAAACTGTATGTATTTTGCGTGTTCTTTTGATTTAGCTCTGATAACTTTACTGTTTTCAAATAAAAAATACATTTATCAAATTTCAGATTTAGTTTATGGCTATTTTCCTACCACTTTAATTAGATCTTTTTTTAAGACCATCGATAAATTAATTATTAAGAAATCAATTACTACAGTAGTTACATCTGAAGGTTTTATAAAGTATTTGGGAAGTAAAAATATTGCAAATAAATTTATCTATCAACCTAATAATTTACCCAAAGAAGTTTTAGGAAAAAATATAGAAATATCAGAATGTCCGACTAATGATCATTTTATTTTTTCTTTTATTGGATTTGTAAGAGCTGATTCTGTTCTCCTGTTTGCGAAAACTGTCGGTGAGTATTTCCCAAATTATAGCTTTCATTTCTATGGTAAAGCTATGAATATGACAGTAATTGATAATTTAATAAAAGAGTATCCTAATATCCATTATTTTGGCCCTTATAAATATCCGGATGATTTACAAAATATTTATGAGAAAGTTGATCTGGTCGTATCTTGTTATGATGTAAAATCTTTGAATGTCAGATTAGCTGAACCTAATAAATTATTTGAATCAATCTATTATGGGAAACCAATAATAGTCTCTTCTCATACATTTTTAGCTGAAAAAGTAAATTCAATGGGTGTAGGTTTCGGAGTAGATGCCAGTGATATGCAAACCATAAAAGAATTTATATCCGGACTAACTTCCACAGAAATAAAAAATAGAATTAATAAAATAAAGTCAATCCCCAAAGCAACAATGATTGACGATGGAGCAATTCAGCTGTTAAAAAAAATAGAAACGAACTTTAAGAATTGAATTGATAAATATAAACGATGATGAAAGCATGTTTTATGGGGTTAGGCTATATTGGCCTTCCTACTGCAATTATTGCAGCAAAGCACGGAGTACAAGTAACAGGAGTAGATATTAATCCTAAAGTGGTAGAAATGACCAATCAGGGTAAATTGCATATCATAGAACCTGGTATGCAGGATCTACTTGAAGAGGTCGTAAGCAAAGGTCAATTGATAGCTTCTACTACTCCCAAGGAGAGCAATGCCTATTTTATAGTAGTTCCTACTCCTTTTAAGGGGAATCATGAACCGGATATTTCATACGTGGAAGCAGCTACACGTGCTGTTGTTCCTTTTTTGAAAGAGGGAGATTTGTATGTGATTGAATCGACTTCTCCCGTCGGCACTACAGATAAAATGAAAGATTTGATATTCTCTCTTCGTCCAGAGTTGAAAGAGAAAATTTATATTGCTTATTGTCCAGAACGTGTATTACCGGGTAATGTTATTCATGAACTGGTACATAACGATCGTGTGATTGGAGGAATGAATAAGGAATCGACAGATAAAGCTATTGAGTTTTATAGCCAGTTTGTAAAAGGTACTTTACATCGTACAAATTGTAAAACGGCAGAAATGTGCAAACTAACTGAAAATTCATCCCGTGATGTGCAAATAGCTTTTGCCAATGAGCTTTCAGTGATTTGTGATAAAGCTGGCATCAATGTTTGGGAATTGATTAGTTTAGCAAATAAACATCCTCGTGTAAATATACTTCAACCTGGTTGTGGCGTTGGGGGGCATTGTATCGCCGTAGATCCCTATTTCATAACAGCAGATTTTCCTATTGAATCTCAAATAATAGCCAAAGCTAGAGAAATAAATAATTATAAAGCTTTTTGGTGTGCTGAGAAGGTAGAAAATGCGATGTTGAAATTTGAATTGGAACACCACCATAAGCCAACGATAGCTATGATGGGGCTAGCTTTCAAACCGGATATTGACGACCTTCGAGAAGCCCCTGCCAAGTATATTACAACAAAGGTCATGCAAAGTTGTAATAATGCGGATATTTTAATTGTAGAACCGAACGTCAGCGAACATAAGGTTTTTAAACTGACTGATTATAAAGAAGCTTATGCAAAGGCTGATATTGTGGTTTTTTTAGTAGCACACTCTGTTTTCAAGGCATTACCATATGTTAGCGACAAAGTAATTCTTGATTTTTGTGGCATTTATAAAAAATAATAATGTTATTATGAAAAAAGTAATGTTGGTTTTCGGGACTCGTCCCGAAGCCATTAAAATGGCTCCTTTAGTAAAAGAGTTCCAAATGCATCCTGATCAGTTTCAAACACTCGTTTGTGTGACAGGACAACACCGCGAAATGCTTGATCAAGTTCTTTCTATTTTTGCCATTGAGCCGGATTTTGACTTGAATATAATGAAACAAGGTCAAGATTTGTATGATGTGACAGCACGTGTCCTTTTAGGATTAAGAGATGTCTTTAAAGAGGTACATCCAGATATTGTATTAGTACATGGAGATACGTCAACTTCAACCACTGCCGCATTGGCAGCTTTCTATCAGCAGATACCTGTCGGTCATGTCGAGGCAGGTTTGCGAACTTATGATGTTTATAGTCCCTGGCCTGAAGAAATGAATAGGCAAATTACAGGACGTATCGCGACATACCATTTTGCACCCACATCGTTGAGTCGACAAAATTTATTAGGTGAAGGGGTGAAAGAGGATCGTATATTGATTACAGGTAATACAGTAATAGACGCTCTCTATTGGGTTGTAAATAAAATAAAAGGAAATCGGGAATTGGATGCTGAATTAGAGCATGTTTTAAAAATATCCGGATATGATATTCATCGGTTGGATAATGGCAAGAAGCTCGTATTGATAACAGGACACCGTCGTGAGAATTTTGGGGATGGGTTTATTTCGATGTGCAAAGCTATAAAAGCTTTAACCGAAAAATATCCTGAAGTAGATTTTGTGTATCCAATGCACTTGAATCCTAATGTAAGAAAACCTATTCATGAAGTTTTTGGAGATGATTTATCAACTTTAGATAATATGTTTTTTATTGAACCTTTGGAATACTTGTCATTTGTGTATTTAATGGAAAAGGCGACTATC containing:
- a CDS encoding glycosyltransferase family protein, translated to MKKIAMIVKTNSLEFDDRIRKVSLALSKDADVKIFALLNDNTEKDDITSYRIHYHSFSLRSRALFPSKKLLLLKTLEFYLKVIMHVRKYDVLWANDENTFLFPLFAKKNKTVWDLHEIPELFLNNKCKWIFHYIERKSLKILHANPFRLDYLYEQGVISDKSKHSYIRNYPDHIFLEKCIESPVYERFIKWLKGEKYVYIQGVEQKDRYPFNSIACVLDATNYKVVIIGGLDSDEKVELEKKYGDKFKERVFLAGWTNQLSLSLYLKDAIFTVILYTKDTPNNRYCEANRFYQACSLAIPIICGSNESMKSIVDEFKMGVYLESDGRDLHELIGAVKMVDSNYSLYKDNSIQCRKMFIWDENMVKKEWWDK
- the wecC gene encoding UDP-N-acetyl-D-mannosamine dehydrogenase — its product is MKACFMGLGYIGLPTAIIAAKHGVQVTGVDINPKVVEMTNQGKLHIIEPGMQDLLEEVVSKGQLIASTTPKESNAYFIVVPTPFKGNHEPDISYVEAATRAVVPFLKEGDLYVIESTSPVGTTDKMKDLIFSLRPELKEKIYIAYCPERVLPGNVIHELVHNDRVIGGMNKESTDKAIEFYSQFVKGTLHRTNCKTAEMCKLTENSSRDVQIAFANELSVICDKAGINVWELISLANKHPRVNILQPGCGVGGHCIAVDPYFITADFPIESQIIAKAREINNYKAFWCAEKVENAMLKFELEHHHKPTIAMMGLAFKPDIDDLREAPAKYITTKVMQSCNNADILIVEPNVSEHKVFKLTDYKEAYAKADIVVFLVAHSVFKALPYVSDKVILDFCGIYKK
- a CDS encoding capsular polysaccharide-like protein, whose translation is MKKIIVISPSITATHIIKRVTALHQAGFIVEVFAFNRGDGVGGNYPPGVNVTDLGLVPNGKGYVGKFFRATSKLKKIFNLYRNENCMYFACSFDLALITLLFSNKKYIYQISDLVYGYFPTTLIRSFFKTIDKLIIKKSITTVVTSEGFIKYLGSKNIANKFIYQPNNLPKEVLGKNIEISECPTNDHFIFSFIGFVRADSVLLFAKTVGEYFPNYSFHFYGKAMNMTVIDNLIKEYPNIHYFGPYKYPDDLQNIYEKVDLVVSCYDVKSLNVRLAEPNKLFESIYYGKPIIVSSHTFLAEKVNSMGVGFGVDASDMQTIKEFISGLTSTEIKNRINKIKSIPKATMIDDGAIQLLKKIETNFKN
- the wecB gene encoding non-hydrolyzing UDP-N-acetylglucosamine 2-epimerase, whose product is MKKVMLVFGTRPEAIKMAPLVKEFQMHPDQFQTLVCVTGQHREMLDQVLSIFAIEPDFDLNIMKQGQDLYDVTARVLLGLRDVFKEVHPDIVLVHGDTSTSTTAALAAFYQQIPVGHVEAGLRTYDVYSPWPEEMNRQITGRIATYHFAPTSLSRQNLLGEGVKEDRILITGNTVIDALYWVVNKIKGNRELDAELEHVLKISGYDIHRLDNGKKLVLITGHRRENFGDGFISMCKAIKALTEKYPEVDFVYPMHLNPNVRKPIHEVFGDDLSTLDNMFFIEPLEYLSFVYLMEKATIVLTDSGGIQEEAPGLGKPVLVMRDTTERPEALEAGTVKLVGTDYDKIISEVSMLLDDTEYYEAMSKAVNPYGDGLACERIIEKLIKIE
- a CDS encoding polysaccharide deacetylase family protein; the protein is MMDTLITLDYELFLNDKVGTIDKCLIEPMEQLNKVCLIHDIKVTIFVDAAYIYRLKQLSEKSKDARNEYNKVINHVKSLSQFGHDIELHIHPQWFYSNFDNKIWNLDWEHYKLSDMSFDEVIPRFNECVHLLEEIVDSKVIGFRAGGYSIQNFNLFADLLNSNGIKIDSSVLPRARTARDNKTHNYDYRFVPHKALYRFLTNVVNEDKNGYNWELPISTFRQNLIGYLLDKRKNMRAYQSVNWGDGGDDPLPFYKRITSGVKKLSLFHTISASIDYQSFFHINKVYQHHKHLKSDFFTIIGHPKNFSPDSLSYLNQFLYRLEKDNIRIITLKDLLKNIE